One genomic window of Coffea eugenioides isolate CCC68of chromosome 1, Ceug_1.0, whole genome shotgun sequence includes the following:
- the LOC113750657 gene encoding probable disease resistance protein RPP1, translated as MDDRRASRNNSSSEVSNTLFPALKSLVLSKMPNLREWMDAQAESRRESNEDVKVFPILEDLTIKKCYRLVNAPSNFPSLKSLKIQKIDKLQPVKKICSNATNLSAVWIKGMADLTHVQDVLNGLNLQSLILEKCPELVDIHGGGTSLRALSILECENIRKLPKDLHQLQNLDSLVIGGCHNLETIPISSGQKGLTSLKDLRIGYCNGLTSLPVEMLEARSSLLSLMVCKCPNLVSFPIDLRQMPSLVSLALFGCPKLTTIPKGLDQVSSLSMLHVGPFLDSHTENEWLSALASSSVQRLSLVGQPQSDSLPVQLQYLTSLTALGLHGFGVEVLPDWLANLASLEELRLDGCEKLQHLPSTAAMRRLTKLKFLGSFGCSLLEKNFTPGATSEWPKIFNISHIQFEDKPIGAY; from the coding sequence ATGGACGATCGCCGTGCATCAAGAAACAACAGCAGCAGTGAAGTGTCAAACACATTGTTTCCAGCTCTTAAAAGTCTCGTACTATCAAAGATGCCAAATCTGAGAGAATGGATGGATGCACAAGCTGAGTCAAGAAGAGAGAGTAATGAAGATGTTAAAGTGTTTCCCATTCTTGAGGATTTGACAATTAAGAAGTGCTACCGCCTGGTCAACGCTCCAAGCAATTTTCCAAGTCTGAAGAGTTTGAAAATTCAGAAGATTGACAAGCTTCAGCCAGTGAAAAAGATTTGCAGCAATGCAACCAACCTCTCAGCTGTCTGGATCAAAGGGATGGCAGATCTCACTCATGTTCAAGACGTTTTGAATGGCTTGAACCTTCAGtcactgatactagaaaaatgccCCGAATTAGTTGACATACATGGCGGTGGAACTTCACTTAGAGCTTTGAGCATCCTTGAATGTGAGAATATAAGAAAATTGCCAAAAGATCTCCATCAATTACAGAATTTGGATTCTTTGGTCATCGGGGGTTGCCATAATTTGGAGACAATTCCAATTTCTAGTGGACAAAAAGGCCTGACCTCCCTCAAAGATTTGAGAATCGGTTATTGCAACGGGTTAACTAGTCTACCAGTTGAAATGCTGGAGGCTCGTTCATCTCTATTGTCTCTGATGGTGTGTAAGTGCCCCAACCTTGTCTCCTTTCCAATTGATTTGCGGCAAATGCCGTCTCTTGTTTCATTAGCATTGTTCGGGTGTCCAAAGCTGACCACTATTCCTAAAGGACTAGATCAGGTTTCCAGCTTGAGTATGTTGCATGTTGGTCCCTTCTTAGATTCCCACACGGAGAATGAATGGTTATCAGCATTGGCTTCCTCTTCTGTTCAGAGACTATCATTGGTTGGTCAGCCTCAATCAGACTCTCTGCCCGTACAACTTCAATACCTTACTAGCCTGACAGCACTAGGTCTACATGGTTTTGGAGTGGAAGTTTTACCAGACTGGTTGGCGAATCTTGCATCCCTTGAGGAACTACGGCTAGATGGTTGTGAAAAGCTTCAGCATTTACCTTCCACTGCTGCCATGAGGCGCCTCACCAAATTAAAATTCCTGGGAAGTTTTGGTTGTTCTCTCCTAGAGAAAAATTTCACTCCTGGCGCTACATCCGAGTGGCCCAAGATTTTTAATATTTCCCACATTCAATTTGAGGACAAACCTATTGGGGCTTACTGA
- the LOC113765960 gene encoding putative disease resistance protein RGA3, translating into MADALVAASIQIVLEKLVSATTDVIGVAFGGFKEELEKLKGSVAMIQAVMADAEKKQVQNQDVQLWLKRLEGVAFDADNLLDEINYEFLRRRMETQNRLKQKVCLFFSTSCTFAFRWRMASKVKNLNMKLKSINQEAVGFGLSRSQMGGGAYVSPLPAMTMSRETDSVARQNVVGRATDASNIVGTLLSSSAKVVSVIPITGLGGLGKTTLAQLVYNDPEINRQFDKKIWVCVSRNFEVTRLFKLILESLTKRKADVESREPIVQEVRREIEGKRYLLVLDDVWNERSELWEDFIHSLVGISTTNGNWILVTTRNIEVATRVATHPPYSLGKLGDDDCWSIVKEKVFPSGEVPKELEALKSRIIKRCQGLPLAATVIGGLLRFKRKEEWLAILESGFARLGGEESSVMQLLKLSFDHLPSASIKKCFAYCSIAGKGSVMSRQKLTLLWMAEGFLQPRFNEVLEDIGKEHFDILLQSSLFEEVATFGPFSLIGDRNCTMHDFVHDLAQSVLRSDSITDENCRYLLLPSFDGETQENLKSRSSSLRTLLGNGTIESGEVFLKLKYLRVLQLPLVTSQELPTSISKLIHLRFLDLSHSRFKALPESICKLYNLQTLVLSNHFNPTTLKELPDGMRNLINLRHLLFFTPDSKFRMPKGMGQLTCLQTLQFFNIGKEEGCKIEEVGCLKNLRGQILIRNLEFVNAKREAHQEDLLSKPNLNDLAFEWGSGREGDYNDEDVLEGLLPHPNLQSLYVKNYMGSQFPRWLMNMSIAKYNMYGSLRRLDRLVKLIS; encoded by the exons ATGGCTGACGCACTGGTTGCTGCCAGCATACAGATTGTCTTGGAAAAGTTAGTTTCTGCCACCACTGATGTGATTGGTGTGGCTTTTGGAGGATTCAAGGAGGAGTTGGAGAAGCTAAAAGGATCTGTTGCCATGATCCAAGCTGTCATGGCTGATGCTGAGAAGAAGCAAGTGCAGAACCAGGACGTGCAACTATGGTTGAAGAGGCTTGAAGGAGTGGCTTTTGATGCTGATAATCTGTTGGATGAGATCAACTATGAATTTCTTCGTCGTAGGATGGAGACTCAAAATCGTCTCAAGCAAAAGGTATGCCTCTTCTTCTCCACCTCCTGTACTTTTGCTTTTCGTTGGAGAATGGCTTCTAAGGTCAAGAATCTCAACATGAAGTTGAAATCTATCAATCAAGAAGCTGTTGGTTTTGGGCTTAGTAGGTCCCAAATGGGAGGTGGTGCATATGTATCTCCCCTCCCTGCTATGACTATGAGTCGGGAGACTGACTCCGTAGCTCGTCAAAATGTAGTTGGAAGAGCCACCGATGCATCCAACATAGTTGGAACATTGTTGAGCTCGTCTGCAAAAGTTGTCTCTGTTATTCCCATAACAGGCCTGGGGGGGTTGGGCAAAACAACTTTGGCTCAGTTAGTCTATAATGATCCAGAAATCAATAGGCAGTTCGATAAAAAGATCTGGGTTTGTGTGTCTCGTAATTTTGAAGTTACGAGGCTTTTCAAACTGATCCTAGAATCATTAACAAAGAGAAAAGCCGATGTCGAAAGCAGGGAGCCTATAGTTCAAGAAGTTCGAAgagaaattgaaggaaaaagaTATCTTCTGGTACTTGATGATGTATGGAATGAGAGATCTGAGCTGTGGGAGGATTTCATTCATTCTTTGGTTGGAATTAGCACTACAAATGGAAATTGGATTCTTGTAACAACTCGTAATATAGAAGTGGCCACACGTGTGGCTACACATCCTCCATATTCATTGGGTAAATTAGGAGATGATGATTGTTGGTCGATTGTGAAAGAGAAAGTGTTTCCAAGTGGAGAAGTACCAAAAGAATTGGAAGCACTAAAGAGTAGAATAATAAAAAGATGTCAAGGTCTACCTCTTGCTGCGACTGTAATTGGAGGTTTGTTACGTTTCAAGAGGAAAGAGGAGTGGCTAGCTATTTTGGAGAGTGGGTTTGCGCGTTTGGGTGGGGAAGAAAGTAGTGTGATGCAACTTCTTAAGTTGAGCTTTGACCATTTGCCAAGTGCGTCCATCAAAAAGTGTTTTGCATACTGCTCAATCGCTGGCAAAGGTTCTGTCATGAGTAGGCAGAAGCTAACCTTGCTCTGGATGGCAGAAGGTTTTCTGCAACCAAGATTTAATGAGGTATTGGAGGACATAGGCAAGGAGCACTTCGACATTTTATTGCAAAGCTCCTTGTTTGAAGAGGTAGCAACGTTCGGCCCCTTTTCTCTTATAGGCGATAGAAACTGTACAATGCATGATTTTGTGCATGACCTTGCACAATCAGTATTGAGATCTGACAGCATCACCGATGAGAACTGCCGCTACCTATTGCTGCCTTCATTTGATGGAGAAACGCAAGAAAACTTGAAAAGCAGATCAAGTTCACTCCGGACTTTACTTGGGAACGGGACTATAGAGTCTGGAGAGGTATTCTTGAAATTAAAGTACTTGCGTGTTCTCCAGTTGCCTCTTGTGACTAGTCAGGAGCTGCCAACCTCAATTAGCAAGCTAATCCATTTACGATTTCTTGACCTATCACACTCAAGGTTCAAAGCTTTGCCAGAGTCCATTTGCAAGCTATATAATTTGCAGACACTGGTATTAAGCAACCACTTTAACCCTACAACCTTGAAGGAGCTTCCTGATGGGATGAGAAACTTGATCAACTTGAGAcatcttctttttttcactCCTGATAGCAAATTTAGAATGCCAAAAGGGATGGGACAATTAACTTGTCTTCAAACATTACAATTCTTCAACATAGGCAAGGAGGAAGGTTGCAAAATTGAGGAGGTAGGATGCTTAAAAAACCTCAGAGGCCAAATTCTAATACGCAACCTCGAATTTGTAAATGCTAAAAGAGAAGCACACCAGGAAGATTTGTTGAGTAAGCCAAATTTGAATGATTTGGCATTTGAGTGGGGTAGCGGTCGAGAAGGAGACTACAATGATGAAGATGTGTTGGAAGGTCTCCTGCCTCACCCAAATTTGCAATCTTTATATGTGAAAAATTATATGGGGAGCCAATTTCCACGTTGGTTGATGAATATGAGCATAGCAAAGTACAATATGTATGGCTCCTTAAGAAGACTTGACAGATTGGTAAAGCTG ATAAGTTAA
- the LOC113751058 gene encoding uncharacterized protein LOC113751058 codes for MENYGYDWLALCSFFPVRKLTLQGWPHSESLPNQLQNLTALIELHLFGFGIEALPEWLGNLVHLEELEVVNCAKLRTLPSMAAMRCLTKLSDLCIKHCPLLEELCTPQSGPDSEWSKINHIPHIFVGQMTVQYLPYHSWTSLLPQ; via the exons ATGGAGAACTATGGATATGACTGGTTAGCTTTATGTTCCTTTTTTCCTGTCCGAAAACTGACATTACAGGGGTGGCCTCACTCTGAGTCCCTGCCAAATCAACTTCAAAATCTGACTGCCCTGATAGAATTACATCTATTTGGTTTTGGAATAGAAGCTTTACCAGAATGGTTGGGGAACCTTGTTCATCTTGAAGAACTAGAAGTAGTGAATTGTGCTAAACTTCGAACTTTACCCTCCATGGCTGCTATGAGATGCCTCACTAAGTTAAGTGATTTGTGCATCAAACACTGTCCCTTGTTGGAGGAACTATGTACTCCTCAAAGCGGCCCTGACTCTGAGTGGTCTAAGATTAACCATATACCTCATATCTTTGTTGGTCAGATGACTGTTCAGTATTTACCTT ATCACAGCTGGACAAGTCTTCTGCCGCAATGA